A region from the Gossypium hirsutum isolate 1008001.06 chromosome A08, Gossypium_hirsutum_v2.1, whole genome shotgun sequence genome encodes:
- the LOC107940247 gene encoding WEB family protein At3g02930, chloroplastic codes for MSAKSKSETPSKVSPATPRVASKLSKGLAKSEPDSPSPLQSTRHSVDRSLRSSLNSKPLNSKPSIDRKSPKAAAPAEKPQTRVGKGSELQAQLNVVQEDLKKAKEQIELIEKKKVQAIDELKEAQKAAEEANEKLREAVVAQKRAEESSEIEKFRAIELEQAGIEAASKKDEEWEKEIESVRNQHALDVAALLSNTEELQRVKQELAATCDAKNQALSHANDATKIAEMHAEKVEILSAEMVRLKSLLDSKHETEANENNEMVLNLKAEIESLKRELEKAKIYKEKLMEKEAVVEHLNVELEAARMTESYARNVLEECKNRVEELEMQIEETKKLERSASESLESVMKQLEDNNDALHDAESEIAALKEKVGLLEMTISRQRGDLEESECRIHKAKEETADAEKLVDSLKSELETMKEEKIQALDNEKLAASSVQVLLEEKNKLINELENSRDEEEKSKKAMESLASALHEVSAEAREAKEKLLSSAAEHEHYEAQLEDLRLVLKAKNDKYETMLDDAKNEIDLLTNTIEQSKNEYQNSKIEWEQKEMHLVDCVKKSEEESSSLEKEVNRLVNLLKQSKEEASASKEEEAQLKESLKEVESEVIYLQEALKEVKTESRKLKESLLDKETELQSVTQENEELRAKEAASLKKIEQLSKLLEEATIEKQNEENGELSDSEKDYDWLPKVVEFSEGNGHGIDEKPKLELSSEQPDEPKKESPDLNNDSKDEPLQAEGAKEENVKGKANNNETKGKEDESVEVEFKMWESCKIEKKEFSPERETEQESFDEEVESKVENTEAEGFDQINGSTENADDGKISPSKQQQQQQQQKKKKPLLRKFGSLLKKKGSNNPK; via the exons ATGTCTGCTAAATCCAA ATCTGAAACTCCAAGCAAGGTTTCACCAGCAACACCTAGAGTGGCAAGTAAACTAAGCAAGGGATTGGCTAAATCAGAGCCTGATTCGCCTTCTCCTTTGCAGAGTACTCGCCATTCGGTGGATCGATCCCTGCGATCATCGCTTAATTCGAAGCCGCTTAATTCGAAGCCTTCGATTGATCGGAAATCGCCGAAGGCCGCCGCCCCAGCTGAA AAACCGCAAACTCGGGTCGGAAAGGGTTCGGAGTTGCAGGCGCAGTTGAATGTGGTTCAGGAGGATTTGAAGAAAGCAAAGGAGCAAATAGAATTGATCGAGAAAAAGAAGGTGCAAGCCATCGATGAACTGAAAGAAGCGCAGAAAGCAGCCGAAGAAGCGAATGAAAAGCTTAGGGAGGCTGTTGTGGCTCAAAAGCGAGCCGAAGAGAGCTCCGAGATCGAGAAGTTCCGTGCCATTGAGTTGGAGCAGGCGGGGATCGAGGCTGCCAGTAAGAAAGATGAAGAATGGGAGAAAGAAATCGAGTCCGTGCGGAACCAGCATGCTTTGGATGTGGCTGCGCTTCTATCGAACACGGAGGAGCTTCAAAGGGTGAAGCAGGAACTTGCTGCGACTTGTGATGCGAAGAACCAAGCGTTGAGCCATGCCAATGATGCAACCAAGATTGCTGAAATGCATGCCGAGAAGGTGGAGATTCTTTCGGCTGAAATGGTTCGGTTGAAGTCCTTGCTTGATTCGAAGCATGAAACCGAGGCTAATGAAAACAATGAAATGGTGTTGAATCTTAAGGCTGAGATAGAATCGTTGAAACGGGAACTCGAGAAAGCAAAGATCTACAAGGAGAAGTTGATGGAAAAGGAAGCTGTCGTTGAACATCTTAatgttgagttagaagctgcgaGAATGACTGAATCTTATGCGCGCAATGTATTAGAGGAATGCAAAAATAGGGTCGAAGAATTAGAAATGCAGATTGAGGAAACGAAGAAGTTGGAACGATCGGCATCGGAATCTCTGGAATCAGTTATGAAGCAACTAGAGGACAACAACGATGCACTGCATGATGCTGAATCTGAAATTGCTGCTCTTAAAGAGAAGGTCGGGTTATTGGAAATGACAATCAGTAGACAAAGAGGCGATCTTGAGGAATCTGAATGTCGCATTCATAAGGCAAAGGAAGAAACTGCAGATGCAGAGAAATTGGTCGACTCTCTAAAGTCCGAGTTAGAAACTATGAAGGAAGAAAAGATCCAAGCTCTAGATAACGAGAAGCTTGCGGCTTCCAGCGTTCAAGTTCTTTTGGAAGAGAAGAACAAACTCATTAATGAGTTGGAAAATTCTCGGGATGAGGAAGAGAAGAGCAAGAAAGCAATGGAAAGCTTAGCTTCGGCATTACACGAAGTTTCTGCAGAAGCTAGGGAAGCTAAAGAGAAGCTGTTATCGAGTGCAGCCGAGCATGAACATTACGAGGCGCAGTTAGAGGATCTAAGATTGGTCTTGAAAGCAAAAAATGATAAGTATGAAACCATGCTTGATGATGCAAAGAATGAGATCGATCTTCTTACAAATACCATTGAACAGTCCAAGAACGAATACCAGAATTCGAAAATTGAATGGGAACAGAAAGAAATGCATTTAGTGGATTGCGTAAAAAAATCAGAAGAAGAAAGCTCTTCTCTCGAAAAAGAAGTTAATAGGCTGGTGAATTTGTTGAAACAATCCAAGGAAGAAGCTTCGGCATCGAAGGAAGAAGAAGCTCAGTTGAAAGAGAGCCTAAAGGAAGTTGAATCCGAGGTGATTTATTTGCAAGAAGCTCTAAAGGAAGTCAAAACCGAGAGCAGGAAATTGAAGGAGAGTTTGTTGGACAAAGAAACGGAATTGCAGAGTGTCACTCAAGAAAACGAGGAACTCCGAGCTAAGGAAGCTGCTTCTCTTAAGAAAATCGAGCAGTTGTCAAAGTTGTTAGAAGAAGCTACAATCGAAAAGCAAAATGAGGAGAACGGCGAGTTATCGGACAGTGAGAAGGACTACGATTGGCTGCCTAAGGTAGTTGAATTCTCTGAAGGGAATGGACATGGAATTGACGAAAAGCCTAAGCTAGAGCTGTCATCGGAACAACCTGATGAGCCTAAAAAAGAATCCCCGGACTTAAACAATGACTCGAAAGATGAGCCTCTTCAAGCAGAGGGTGCCAAAGAGGAGAACGTGAAAGGAAAAGCGAACAACAACGAAACGAAAGGCAAAGAGGATGAATCAGTTGAAGTTGAATTCAAAATGTGGGAAAGCTGCAAAATCGAAAAGAAAGAATTTTCACCCGAAAGGGAAACCGAGCAAGAATCCTTCGACGAGGAAGTAGAGTCAAAGGTGGAGAACACCGAAGCTGAAGGCTTTGATCAAATAAACGGTTCTACGGAAAATGCTGACGACGGCAAAATCTCCCCATcaaagcagcagcagcagcaacaacaacaaaaaaagaagaagcctcTACTCCGTAAATTCGGGAGCCTACTGAAGAAGAAAGGAAGTAACAACCCGAAATAG
- the LOC107940258 gene encoding uncharacterized protein isoform X2, with amino-acid sequence MWLEIICGIIIYQLFRRFFYGGNDVLDVETSDFNAIFSVANRLEKLCGGKVYVGLNIPDADTGSRKSIDIVLVTKGEAAVISVKNVSGFVSINDDGSWTSEGGRSHRKERIPDPVAEAKNTASVLESYLEQRGVTLPEGYFSYKVIIPNPNFREIYRNFPPEVITYDQWVQLEPEPKGMIFGWVKGAFRGGKKEMQDSFHQQLNFILSTAPMWDRLELKGSKHVLGEFLEFKGKQEDNLALRNIKRSKVGHMAVQKTSMLGLVI; translated from the exons ATGTGGTTGGAGATCATCTGCGGAATTATCATTTACCAGTTGTTCCGGCGCTTCTTTTATGGTGGCAACGATGTTTTAGACGTGGAAACCTctgattttaatgctattttctcCGTCGCCAATCg ACTAGAAAAGCTTTGTGGTGGAAAAGTGTATGTGGGGCTTAACATTCCTGATGCTGACACTGGTTCTCGAAAGAGTATCGATATTGTTCTCGTTACCAAAGG AGAAGCAGCGGTTATTTCTGTCAAGAATGTGTCGGGGTTTGTTTCTATAAATGATGATGGTAGctggacttctgaaggtggcCGCAGCCACCGGAAAGAGCGTATTCCTGATCCT GTTGCAGAGGCTAAAAACACAGCTTCAGTCCTTGAATCGTATCTTGAACAAAGGGGAGTTACTTTACCTGAAGGATATTTTTCTTACAAAGTTATAATTCCCAATCCAAACTTCCG TGAGATTTATAGAAATTTTCCACCTGAGGTAATCACTTATGATCAATGGGTGCAATTAGAACCAGAACCCAAAGGTATGATATTCGGGTGGGTTAAGGGCGCTTTTCGTGGTGGGAAGAAGGAAATGCAGGACTCTTTCCATCAGCAACTTAACTTCATTCTCAGCACAGCCCCTATGTGGGACAG GCTGGAGCTTAAAGGAAGCAAGCATGTTCTAGGAGAATTCCTGGAATTTAAAGGGAAGCAGGAAGATAACCTGGCTTTGAGGAATATCAAGAGATCGAAAGTTGGCCACATGGCTGTCCAAAAGACTAGCATGCTTGGATTAG TCATATAA
- the LOC107940258 gene encoding uncharacterized protein isoform X1, whose translation MWLEIICGIIIYQLFRRFFYGGNDVLDVETSDFNAIFSVANRLEKLCGGKVYVGLNIPDADTGSRKSIDIVLVTKGEAAVISVKNVSGFVSINDDGSWTSEGGRSHRKERIPDPVAEAKNTASVLESYLEQRGVTLPEGYFSYKVIIPNPNFREIYRNFPPEVITYDQWVQLEPEPKGMIFGWVKGAFRGGKKEMQDSFHQQLNFILSTAPMWDRLELKGSKHVLGEFLEFKGKQEDNLALRNIKRSKVGHMAVQKTSMLGLAHSKLQVVYYPRDYRSEGISASEWREVEVRSSTEVIFHPQNSTKVRKYKLSSISSMSLSA comes from the exons ATGTGGTTGGAGATCATCTGCGGAATTATCATTTACCAGTTGTTCCGGCGCTTCTTTTATGGTGGCAACGATGTTTTAGACGTGGAAACCTctgattttaatgctattttctcCGTCGCCAATCg ACTAGAAAAGCTTTGTGGTGGAAAAGTGTATGTGGGGCTTAACATTCCTGATGCTGACACTGGTTCTCGAAAGAGTATCGATATTGTTCTCGTTACCAAAGG AGAAGCAGCGGTTATTTCTGTCAAGAATGTGTCGGGGTTTGTTTCTATAAATGATGATGGTAGctggacttctgaaggtggcCGCAGCCACCGGAAAGAGCGTATTCCTGATCCT GTTGCAGAGGCTAAAAACACAGCTTCAGTCCTTGAATCGTATCTTGAACAAAGGGGAGTTACTTTACCTGAAGGATATTTTTCTTACAAAGTTATAATTCCCAATCCAAACTTCCG TGAGATTTATAGAAATTTTCCACCTGAGGTAATCACTTATGATCAATGGGTGCAATTAGAACCAGAACCCAAAGGTATGATATTCGGGTGGGTTAAGGGCGCTTTTCGTGGTGGGAAGAAGGAAATGCAGGACTCTTTCCATCAGCAACTTAACTTCATTCTCAGCACAGCCCCTATGTGGGACAG GCTGGAGCTTAAAGGAAGCAAGCATGTTCTAGGAGAATTCCTGGAATTTAAAGGGAAGCAGGAAGATAACCTGGCTTTGAGGAATATCAAGAGATCGAAAGTTGGCCACATGGCTGTCCAAAAGACTAGCATGCTTGGATTAG CCCATTCAAAGCTCCAGGTAGTGTACTATCCTCGAGATTATCGAAGTGAAGGAATTTCGGCTTCAGAATGGAGGGAAGTTGAAGTGAGATCAAGTACTGAGGTCATATTCCACCCACAAAATTCTACTAAAGTCCGTAAATACAAGCTTTCTTCAATCTCGTCTATGTCACTAAGTGCCTAA
- the LOC107940257 gene encoding uncharacterized protein isoform X2, which translates to MRNCFLKRFLQISSSSRFLNSSRRNKVSAPFIDKEGETAESLRENPGFSYGLNWGLAGKGVIVKDKAFQNLKSSELLAKGATIAGLPLHVRGTLGGNSTISKAQYSKLLKQVTTHISSVSNIFVHDGAIGLSPESDAKVRVISDSPSAILSLSSVLWETPTRAVSHDSCPLTVYIATSISTAVEDIIGLGAQGNNGFIAADIERSSLILCGKAFADINGTKLALTALSEPVIFARGGLPLSARLLVSWDSVVLLFAPENAIQSYSDLLVSADAGVVLSPQGVAPLFQTKKLGGINPYRIPSAVILATSDSSGTIPSISKLSPGQAAYHFLAGYQNGEFVPAYAKGSSSIGVLDLAKTLLSKLKQYQVRTVLVNVDGGVKNITGKDLVKLVTSEKVASFRLKGGDLQRKYNTFLSYKFQDIPEEFSF; encoded by the exons ATGAGGAACTGTTTTCTCAAGCGATTCCTCCAAATTTCTTCTTCCTCTCGTTTCCTAAATTCTTCTCGGCGC AACAAAGTTTCAGCCCCCTTTATTGACAAGGAAGGTGAAACAGCTGAATCTCTAAG GGAAAACCCTGGATTTTCTTATGGACTTAATTGGGGTTTGGCTGGAAAAGGTGTGATTGTGAAGGATAAAGCTTTCCAAAATTTGAAGTCTTCTGAGTTGCTAGCAAAAGGTGCAACCATTGCAG GGCTTCCACTTCATGTTAGAGGAACTCTTGGGggaaattcaacaatttcaaaggCACAATATAGTAAACTTTTGAAGCAG GTCACAACTCACATATCATCGGTCTCAAACATTTTTGTCCATGACGGGGCTATCGGTTTATCTCCGGAATCTGATGCTAAAGTTCGTGTGATTAGTGACAGTCCATCTGCCATATTGTCACTTTCAAGCGTTCTTTGGGAGACTCCTACTCGTGCTGTTTCCCATGATTCTTGTCCTTTAACCGTTTACATTGCTACATCAATAAG TACAGCTGTCGAGGATATCATAGGGCTTGGAGCTCAAGGAAATAATGGATTTATAGCTGCTGATATTGAACGATCTTCACTTATTTTATGCGGTAAAGCATTTGCTgatataaatggaactaaattaGCATTAACTGCTTTATCTGAGCCAGTTATATTTGCCCGTGGAGGCCTTCCACTATCTGCGAG GCTCCTAGTATCTTGGGATTCTGTAGTTCTTTTGTTTGCTCCCGAGAATGCCATTCAGAGTTATTCCGATCTATTGGTATCTGCAGATGCCGGTGTAGTGCTTTCTCCTCAAGGGGTTGCACCTTTGTTTCAAACCAAAAAACTAGGTGGCATAAATCCATATAGGATACCATCTGCTGTCATCCTTGCAACATCTGATAG TTCTGGAACCATCCCTTCTATATCAAAGCTCTCTCCAGGCCAAGCTGCTTATCACTTTTTGGCTGGCTATCAGAATGGGGAATTTGTGCCTGCTTATGCTAAAGGTTCTTCCTCTATTGGTGTATTAGATCTTGCAAAGACCCTTCTCTCCAag TTGAAACAATACCAGGTACGGACCGTCCTTGTTAATGTCGATGGAGGAGTAAAGAATATTACGG GCAAAGATCTTGTGAAGTTGGTTACATCAGAAAAGGTTGCTTCATTTAGACTTAAAG gtGGAGATCTTCAAAGGAAATATAATACCTTTCTGTCTTATAAGTTTCAAGATATACCAGAAGAATTCTCCTTCTGA
- the LOC107940257 gene encoding uncharacterized protein isoform X1: MRNCFLKRFLQISSSSRFLNSSRRNKVSAPFIDKEGETAESLRENPGFSYGLNWGLAGKGVIVKDKAFQNLKSSELLAKGATIAETLSGLPLHVRGTLGGNSTISKAQYSKLLKQVTTHISSVSNIFVHDGAIGLSPESDAKVRVISDSPSAILSLSSVLWETPTRAVSHDSCPLTVYIATSISTAVEDIIGLGAQGNNGFIAADIERSSLILCGKAFADINGTKLALTALSEPVIFARGGLPLSARLLVSWDSVVLLFAPENAIQSYSDLLVSADAGVVLSPQGVAPLFQTKKLGGINPYRIPSAVILATSDSSGTIPSISKLSPGQAAYHFLAGYQNGEFVPAYAKGSSSIGVLDLAKTLLSKLKQYQVRTVLVNVDGGVKNITGKDLVKLVTSEKVASFRLKGGDLQRKYNTFLSYKFQDIPEEFSF; the protein is encoded by the exons ATGAGGAACTGTTTTCTCAAGCGATTCCTCCAAATTTCTTCTTCCTCTCGTTTCCTAAATTCTTCTCGGCGC AACAAAGTTTCAGCCCCCTTTATTGACAAGGAAGGTGAAACAGCTGAATCTCTAAG GGAAAACCCTGGATTTTCTTATGGACTTAATTGGGGTTTGGCTGGAAAAGGTGTGATTGTGAAGGATAAAGCTTTCCAAAATTTGAAGTCTTCTGAGTTGCTAGCAAAAGGTGCAACCATTGCAG AAACCTTGTCAGGGCTTCCACTTCATGTTAGAGGAACTCTTGGGggaaattcaacaatttcaaaggCACAATATAGTAAACTTTTGAAGCAG GTCACAACTCACATATCATCGGTCTCAAACATTTTTGTCCATGACGGGGCTATCGGTTTATCTCCGGAATCTGATGCTAAAGTTCGTGTGATTAGTGACAGTCCATCTGCCATATTGTCACTTTCAAGCGTTCTTTGGGAGACTCCTACTCGTGCTGTTTCCCATGATTCTTGTCCTTTAACCGTTTACATTGCTACATCAATAAG TACAGCTGTCGAGGATATCATAGGGCTTGGAGCTCAAGGAAATAATGGATTTATAGCTGCTGATATTGAACGATCTTCACTTATTTTATGCGGTAAAGCATTTGCTgatataaatggaactaaattaGCATTAACTGCTTTATCTGAGCCAGTTATATTTGCCCGTGGAGGCCTTCCACTATCTGCGAG GCTCCTAGTATCTTGGGATTCTGTAGTTCTTTTGTTTGCTCCCGAGAATGCCATTCAGAGTTATTCCGATCTATTGGTATCTGCAGATGCCGGTGTAGTGCTTTCTCCTCAAGGGGTTGCACCTTTGTTTCAAACCAAAAAACTAGGTGGCATAAATCCATATAGGATACCATCTGCTGTCATCCTTGCAACATCTGATAG TTCTGGAACCATCCCTTCTATATCAAAGCTCTCTCCAGGCCAAGCTGCTTATCACTTTTTGGCTGGCTATCAGAATGGGGAATTTGTGCCTGCTTATGCTAAAGGTTCTTCCTCTATTGGTGTATTAGATCTTGCAAAGACCCTTCTCTCCAag TTGAAACAATACCAGGTACGGACCGTCCTTGTTAATGTCGATGGAGGAGTAAAGAATATTACGG GCAAAGATCTTGTGAAGTTGGTTACATCAGAAAAGGTTGCTTCATTTAGACTTAAAG gtGGAGATCTTCAAAGGAAATATAATACCTTTCTGTCTTATAAGTTTCAAGATATACCAGAAGAATTCTCCTTCTGA
- the LOC107940257 gene encoding uncharacterized protein isoform X3 translates to MRNCFLKRFLQISSSSRFLNSSRRNKVSAPFIDKEGETAESLRENPGFSYGLNWGLAGKGVIVKDKAFQNLKSSELLAKGATIAETLSGLPLHVRGTLGGNSTISKAQYSKLLKQVTTHISSVSNIFVHDGAIGLSPESDAKVRVISDSPSAILSLSSVLWETPTRAVSHDSCPLTVYIATSISTAVEDIIGLGAQGNNGFIAADIERSSLILCGKAFADINGTKLALTALSEPVIFARGGLPLSARLLVSWDSVVLLFAPENAIQSYSDLLVSADAGVVLSPQGVAPLFQTKKLGGINPYRIPSAVILATSDSSGTIPSISKLSPGQAAYHFLAGYQNGEFVPAYAKVETIPGTDRPC, encoded by the exons ATGAGGAACTGTTTTCTCAAGCGATTCCTCCAAATTTCTTCTTCCTCTCGTTTCCTAAATTCTTCTCGGCGC AACAAAGTTTCAGCCCCCTTTATTGACAAGGAAGGTGAAACAGCTGAATCTCTAAG GGAAAACCCTGGATTTTCTTATGGACTTAATTGGGGTTTGGCTGGAAAAGGTGTGATTGTGAAGGATAAAGCTTTCCAAAATTTGAAGTCTTCTGAGTTGCTAGCAAAAGGTGCAACCATTGCAG AAACCTTGTCAGGGCTTCCACTTCATGTTAGAGGAACTCTTGGGggaaattcaacaatttcaaaggCACAATATAGTAAACTTTTGAAGCAG GTCACAACTCACATATCATCGGTCTCAAACATTTTTGTCCATGACGGGGCTATCGGTTTATCTCCGGAATCTGATGCTAAAGTTCGTGTGATTAGTGACAGTCCATCTGCCATATTGTCACTTTCAAGCGTTCTTTGGGAGACTCCTACTCGTGCTGTTTCCCATGATTCTTGTCCTTTAACCGTTTACATTGCTACATCAATAAG TACAGCTGTCGAGGATATCATAGGGCTTGGAGCTCAAGGAAATAATGGATTTATAGCTGCTGATATTGAACGATCTTCACTTATTTTATGCGGTAAAGCATTTGCTgatataaatggaactaaattaGCATTAACTGCTTTATCTGAGCCAGTTATATTTGCCCGTGGAGGCCTTCCACTATCTGCGAG GCTCCTAGTATCTTGGGATTCTGTAGTTCTTTTGTTTGCTCCCGAGAATGCCATTCAGAGTTATTCCGATCTATTGGTATCTGCAGATGCCGGTGTAGTGCTTTCTCCTCAAGGGGTTGCACCTTTGTTTCAAACCAAAAAACTAGGTGGCATAAATCCATATAGGATACCATCTGCTGTCATCCTTGCAACATCTGATAG TTCTGGAACCATCCCTTCTATATCAAAGCTCTCTCCAGGCCAAGCTGCTTATCACTTTTTGGCTGGCTATCAGAATGGGGAATTTGTGCCTGCTTATGCTAAAG TTGAAACAATACCAGGTACGGACCGTCCTTGTTAA